In Phaeobacter gallaeciensis DSM 26640, a genomic segment contains:
- a CDS encoding ABC transporter permease, which translates to MSTQPDNRYVDTTPYDPDAALQELERKDLDAPNWVLIWRKFKTHKLGLTSGIFLLVCYLLLPVIGFIAPYGPNDRDSEHIYSPPQSINLFHEGSLRAPFIYPMTSEADLETFQWIFKPDLENPQSLRYFCEGATYKIAGLIPSNTHLFCAPEGATLFIWGSDRLGRDVFSRILYGAQLSLTVGLIGITVSFILGIFFGSLAGYFGGKLDWVINRMIEILRSLPELPLWLALSAAVPSNWSPVAVFFVISIILGILDWPGLARSVRAKFLSLREEEYVRAAEMMGASSGRVIRKHLLPNFMSHLIASAALSIPAMILGETALSFLGLGLRAPAVSWGVMLNDAQNLASIEIYPWTAIPMLPIIVVVLAFNFLGDGLRDSLDPYQQ; encoded by the coding sequence ATGAGCACGCAGCCCGACAATCGCTATGTCGACACCACCCCCTATGATCCGGATGCAGCTCTGCAAGAGCTGGAGCGCAAGGATCTGGATGCCCCCAATTGGGTTCTGATCTGGCGGAAGTTCAAAACACATAAGCTCGGTCTAACCTCAGGTATCTTCCTGCTGGTCTGCTACCTCCTGCTTCCGGTCATCGGTTTCATAGCGCCATATGGGCCAAACGATCGCGACAGTGAGCATATCTATTCGCCTCCGCAGTCCATCAATCTGTTTCACGAAGGCAGTCTTCGCGCGCCGTTCATCTATCCGATGACCTCGGAGGCGGATCTCGAAACCTTCCAGTGGATCTTCAAACCCGATCTGGAGAACCCTCAGTCGCTACGGTATTTCTGCGAGGGCGCGACTTACAAGATTGCCGGGCTGATCCCTTCCAATACGCATCTTTTCTGCGCCCCTGAAGGTGCCACGCTCTTCATCTGGGGGTCTGACCGCTTGGGCCGCGATGTCTTTAGCCGCATTCTCTATGGCGCACAGCTCTCCCTCACCGTAGGTCTGATCGGCATCACCGTCTCCTTCATTCTAGGTATATTCTTTGGCTCTCTGGCCGGATATTTCGGTGGTAAACTGGACTGGGTGATCAACCGTATGATCGAAATCCTGCGGTCCCTGCCAGAACTGCCATTGTGGCTGGCACTCTCGGCTGCTGTGCCGTCCAATTGGTCGCCAGTCGCGGTGTTCTTCGTCATCTCGATTATCCTCGGAATTCTTGACTGGCCCGGCCTTGCACGCTCGGTCAGGGCAAAATTCCTGTCTTTAAGGGAAGAGGAATACGTCCGCGCAGCCGAAATGATGGGCGCGTCATCGGGACGTGTCATTCGCAAACACCTGTTGCCGAATTTCATGTCGCATCTGATTGCATCAGCCGCGCTCTCGATCCCGGCGATGATCTTGGGTGAGACGGCCCTGTCTTTCCTCGGCCTTGGTCTACGCGCGCCCGCTGTAAGCTGGGGGGTCATGCTGAATGATGCACAGAACCTTGCCTCAATTGAAATCTACCCCTGGACCGCTATTCCGATGCTCCCAATCATCGTTGTTGTGCTGGCATTCAACTTCCTGGGCGATGGGCTGCGCGACAGTCTGGATCCCTATCAGCAATAA
- a CDS encoding ABC transporter ATP-binding protein, with the protein MTPLLSVENLSIGFGQGDPVVQNVNFSVAAGETVALVGESGSGKTVTCRAVLRILPKAAQIRHGRMLWRGVNGGGERDLRLLGERQMRDIRGNEIAMIFQEPMRSLSPLHRIGNQVAEVLWLHGGKSERAAKREVLTCFERVGFPDPERTYKSYPFELSGGMRQRAMIAMAMVAKPDLLIADEPTTALDVTTQAQVLGLMKDLQRDTGMAMILVTHDLGVVANMAEQVVVMHKGRVMEAGSAETVLGAPAHPYTQALFKAAPQIPETPEPVTPAPSDDLILELRNVSKTYALRAGKGWSAPTLIHACKELNLALPRGKTLAIVGESGSGKTTAARIALGAEMPDPGGEVLFRSASDATPIAVHDMNRSSRTAFQKAAQMVFQDPYSSLSPRMRVQDAMVEPMEIHGLGNRSSRRERAAEMLRLVGLQPEMLLRYPHAFSGGQRQRLSIARALMLDPSLIVCDEPTSALDVSVQEQILRLLEDIRDQQQLSYLFISHDLAVVARIADEVAVMRRGMVVEQAPPETLFYNPQHPYTKALIAAQPEPSIKRPINLKLVAQGAGSPDSWPDRFKFSGITAPPLVHVEPGHKVRCHV; encoded by the coding sequence ATGACGCCTCTGCTGTCTGTCGAAAACCTCAGTATCGGATTTGGCCAGGGCGACCCGGTTGTACAGAACGTGAATTTTTCCGTCGCTGCCGGAGAAACTGTTGCCCTTGTTGGCGAAAGTGGATCCGGCAAAACCGTGACCTGCCGCGCCGTTCTGCGCATCCTGCCAAAGGCCGCGCAGATCCGGCATGGTCGGATGCTGTGGCGCGGAGTCAATGGTGGTGGAGAGCGGGATCTGCGGCTCCTTGGCGAGCGGCAGATGCGCGATATTCGCGGCAATGAGATCGCGATGATCTTTCAGGAACCCATGCGTTCGCTCTCACCGCTGCACCGGATTGGTAACCAGGTTGCCGAAGTTCTTTGGCTGCATGGCGGAAAAAGCGAAAGAGCAGCAAAGCGGGAGGTTTTGACCTGTTTTGAACGCGTGGGCTTCCCCGATCCCGAACGCACCTACAAATCCTACCCGTTTGAGCTGTCCGGTGGGATGCGCCAGCGGGCGATGATTGCGATGGCTATGGTGGCCAAACCTGATTTGTTGATCGCGGACGAGCCGACCACCGCGCTGGATGTGACAACACAGGCCCAAGTCCTAGGACTGATGAAAGATCTGCAGCGTGACACGGGCATGGCCATGATCCTGGTAACCCATGATCTGGGTGTGGTCGCCAATATGGCCGAACAGGTCGTTGTCATGCACAAAGGGCGCGTGATGGAGGCCGGCAGTGCGGAAACCGTTCTTGGCGCACCAGCGCATCCCTATACCCAAGCTCTGTTCAAGGCGGCACCGCAAATCCCCGAGACGCCTGAACCTGTCACCCCGGCGCCAAGCGATGATCTCATTCTTGAGTTGCGAAACGTCTCCAAAACCTATGCATTGCGCGCGGGCAAAGGCTGGTCTGCCCCGACCCTCATTCACGCCTGCAAGGAACTGAACCTGGCGTTGCCACGCGGCAAAACACTGGCGATTGTTGGCGAAAGCGGCTCCGGAAAAACCACTGCTGCCCGCATCGCACTGGGCGCCGAAATGCCCGATCCCGGCGGCGAGGTGTTGTTTCGGTCTGCATCCGACGCGACACCGATTGCCGTTCACGATATGAACCGAAGCAGCCGGACCGCCTTTCAGAAAGCGGCTCAGATGGTGTTTCAGGACCCCTATTCGTCGCTGTCGCCGCGCATGCGGGTTCAGGATGCCATGGTGGAACCGATGGAGATCCACGGTCTGGGCAACCGCAGCAGTCGCCGGGAGCGCGCTGCTGAGATGTTGCGACTGGTGGGGCTGCAGCCCGAGATGTTGCTACGATATCCGCATGCCTTCTCCGGCGGTCAGCGGCAGCGACTGTCGATTGCGCGTGCGCTGATGCTGGATCCATCACTGATTGTCTGCGATGAGCCGACTTCGGCGCTGGATGTCTCGGTACAGGAACAGATCCTGCGTCTGTTGGAAGATATTCGCGACCAACAGCAGCTTTCCTATCTCTTCATCAGTCACGACCTCGCTGTTGTGGCCCGCATTGCCGACGAGGTGGCGGTGATGCGTCGTGGTATGGTGGTAGAACAGGCACCACCTGAAACACTGTTTTACAATCCGCAGCATCCCTACACGAAGGCACTGATCGCCGCCCAACCAGAGCCAAGCATTAAGCGCCCGATCAACCTCAAATTGGTCGCACAGGGTGCCGGATCACCCGACAGCTGGCCCGATCGCTTCAAATTCTCTGGCATCACGGCCCCGCCATTGGTGCACGTGGAACCCGGACATAAGGTACGATGTCATGTTTAA
- a CDS encoding ABC transporter substrate-binding protein, translating to MFNLRQSLKTLATGALLAHVLPLAIASSAIASPAALVESGFWEQEVKSGDLPPISERLPEVPLVVDLEAKGRQPGIQGGTLNTMVTRSKDIRQMVVYGYARLAGYDESYQLQPDILLNFEVEDNRRFTLKLRPGHRWSNGDPFTSADFEYWWKDVANNLLLNPTGAPDYLKVDGALPTVSFPDETTVIYEWAAPNPSFLHSLAQASPPFIYRPSAYLKQFHADYADPAKLAEEVDYARVKSWAALHNKLDNMYKFDNHELPTLQPWINATSGKKIRHLFVRNPYYHRLDSNGVQLPYIDTVEMEIVAGGLVAAKTNAGEADLQARGLGFRDIPILRKGETDGADYKTYLWGNGTASQIAIYPNLNVNDDQWRQVLRDTRVRRALSVAINRAGINKALYFKLAKPGAMTVLEASPFFDPALREAWAQYDPELANQLLDEAGLTERDGYGIRKLPDGRPMELVVETAGERQEVENALQILSDDWRDVGVKLVMRPLDRDILRNRVFSGTTMASVWYGWDNGLPQTYTSPAYLAPTDQVFLSWPKWGQYHQTGGDVGEAPDLEPAQRLMTLWHDWETAKTDEERTRAWQEMLKIHADEVYAIGLVAAAPQPVVVSNRLRNVPQKGIWAWDPGAHFGIYRPDEFFFEDGKG from the coding sequence ATGTTTAATCTGCGCCAATCCCTGAAGACCCTCGCAACTGGCGCGCTTTTGGCCCATGTTCTGCCCCTTGCCATAGCCTCGTCTGCTATCGCCAGTCCGGCAGCGTTGGTCGAAAGCGGATTTTGGGAGCAGGAGGTCAAGTCAGGTGACCTGCCACCGATTTCCGAGCGCCTGCCCGAGGTGCCATTGGTGGTCGATCTGGAAGCCAAGGGGCGTCAGCCCGGCATTCAGGGCGGTACCCTCAACACGATGGTCACACGGTCCAAGGACATCCGGCAGATGGTTGTCTACGGTTACGCCCGGCTGGCGGGCTATGACGAAAGCTACCAGCTGCAGCCCGATATACTGTTGAACTTCGAGGTCGAAGACAATCGGCGCTTCACCCTGAAACTGCGCCCCGGTCATCGCTGGTCGAATGGCGACCCGTTTACCTCAGCCGATTTTGAGTATTGGTGGAAAGACGTCGCCAATAACCTGCTGCTCAATCCCACAGGCGCTCCAGACTATCTGAAGGTGGATGGCGCCCTGCCGACCGTGAGCTTTCCTGACGAAACAACCGTAATCTACGAATGGGCGGCCCCTAACCCGAGCTTCCTGCACAGCCTCGCGCAGGCCAGCCCGCCGTTCATCTATCGCCCGTCTGCCTATCTGAAACAATTTCACGCAGACTATGCGGACCCCGCAAAACTCGCCGAGGAGGTCGACTACGCCAGGGTCAAAAGCTGGGCCGCGCTGCACAACAAGCTCGACAACATGTACAAGTTCGACAATCACGAATTGCCGACCCTTCAGCCCTGGATCAACGCCACCTCGGGCAAGAAAATCCGACACCTCTTTGTCCGCAATCCCTATTACCATCGGCTCGATAGCAATGGCGTTCAGCTTCCCTATATCGACACGGTCGAGATGGAAATCGTGGCAGGCGGGCTGGTCGCCGCCAAGACCAATGCCGGTGAGGCAGATCTTCAGGCCCGCGGCCTTGGCTTTCGCGACATTCCGATCCTGCGCAAGGGCGAAACCGATGGCGCCGACTACAAGACCTACCTCTGGGGCAATGGCACCGCGTCGCAAATCGCGATCTATCCCAATCTTAATGTCAACGACGACCAGTGGCGCCAGGTGCTGCGCGACACCCGTGTCCGTCGCGCATTATCCGTGGCGATCAATCGCGCAGGCATCAACAAGGCGCTGTATTTCAAGCTGGCAAAACCCGGTGCAATGACGGTTCTGGAGGCCAGCCCCTTCTTTGATCCCGCCCTCCGCGAGGCTTGGGCACAATATGATCCTGAACTGGCCAATCAGCTGCTGGATGAGGCCGGGCTAACCGAGCGCGACGGCTACGGCATTCGCAAACTCCCCGATGGCAGACCGATGGAACTGGTTGTGGAAACCGCAGGGGAGCGGCAGGAGGTTGAAAACGCTCTGCAAATCCTATCGGACGACTGGCGCGATGTCGGTGTCAAACTGGTGATGCGCCCGCTGGATCGTGACATCCTGCGCAACCGGGTGTTTTCCGGCACCACAATGGCGTCGGTCTGGTACGGTTGGGACAATGGCCTGCCACAGACCTACACCTCGCCTGCGTATCTGGCGCCAACGGATCAGGTCTTTCTGTCCTGGCCAAAATGGGGCCAGTACCACCAGACCGGTGGCGATGTTGGCGAGGCTCCCGACCTTGAGCCCGCGCAAAGGCTCATGACACTCTGGCATGACTGGGAAACGGCCAAGACTGACGAAGAGCGAACACGCGCCTGGCAGGAAATGCTGAAGATTCACGCTGATGAGGTCTATGCCATCGGCCTTGTCGCTGCGGCCCCGCAACCGGTTGTCGTCAGCAACCGCCTGCGCAATGTACCGCAAAAAGGGATCTGGGCATGGGATCCCGGCGCCCATTTTGGCATCTACCGCCCGGATGAGTTTTTCTTCGAAGACGGCAAGGGCTGA
- a CDS encoding ABC transporter permease: protein MEILRYAIYRFGTMLLTLLVVSVLIFIIINLPPGDYLSNQIAELRASGQSSGVEKAEFLRKEYALDRPLWQQYMIWMGFMPGPHGFSGMIQGNFGWSFEFDRPVAEIVGESLWLTVLVNVAAVLFVYLVALPLGVLAAARSRTWVDYTSAFVGYLGLATPNFLLALILFYYGHKYFDLPIGGLMDPSYEGEPMTWDKVKSILIHLIVPTFVIGTSGASAMMQRLRANMLDELGKPYVETAIAKGMAPARMLTKYPLRVAFNPFVADIGNLLPAMISGSVLVSVVLGLQTIGPTLLTALKTQDMFLSGFVLMFVALLTLIGTMISDVLLVMLDPRIRYEERKR from the coding sequence ATGGAGATCCTGCGCTACGCCATCTACCGGTTTGGAACCATGTTGCTGACGCTGCTGGTGGTGTCTGTGCTGATTTTCATCATCATCAACCTGCCTCCCGGTGACTACCTGTCAAACCAAATCGCTGAGCTCCGCGCCTCCGGTCAATCCTCCGGTGTTGAGAAGGCTGAATTCCTGCGCAAGGAATACGCGCTGGATCGTCCCCTTTGGCAGCAGTACATGATCTGGATGGGCTTTATGCCCGGCCCACATGGGTTTTCCGGTATGATCCAGGGCAACTTTGGCTGGTCGTTCGAATTTGACCGGCCTGTTGCCGAAATCGTAGGCGAAAGCCTCTGGCTGACCGTTCTGGTCAATGTCGCGGCGGTGCTGTTTGTCTATCTCGTCGCCCTTCCGCTGGGCGTTCTGGCAGCGGCCCGATCACGCACATGGGTCGATTACACTTCTGCCTTTGTCGGTTATCTTGGGCTCGCTACACCAAACTTTCTGCTGGCGCTTATCCTCTTCTATTACGGGCACAAATATTTCGACCTGCCCATAGGCGGGCTAATGGATCCCTCCTATGAAGGCGAGCCCATGACCTGGGACAAGGTGAAGTCCATTCTGATCCATCTGATCGTACCAACCTTCGTCATCGGCACCTCTGGTGCATCCGCCATGATGCAGCGGTTGCGTGCCAATATGCTGGACGAACTGGGCAAACCTTACGTAGAAACCGCCATCGCAAAAGGGATGGCCCCCGCGCGGATGCTGACCAAATACCCGCTGCGCGTGGCGTTCAATCCCTTTGTTGCGGATATCGGAAATCTGCTCCCCGCAATGATCTCCGGTTCGGTTCTAGTGTCCGTCGTTCTGGGCCTGCAGACCATCGGCCCAACCCTGCTGACTGCCCTTAAGACACAGGATATGTTCCTCAGCGGGTTTGTCCTGATGTTCGTTGCGCTGCTGACGCTGATCGGGACCATGATTTCCGATGTGTTGCTTGTCATGCTGGATCCCCGCATCCGCTATGAGGAGCGCAAACGATGA
- a CDS encoding CoA transferase, with protein MRDLPSHDMFRVIPGDHWPSCYAVSELANRSLAAVGVALAELMKATDLTAAAQPITLDQRRAALWFRYSFRPQGWEMPNLWDPLAGDYRTADGWIRLHTNLPHHRAAALNVLSCNPEPEAVRDAVSQQLGDTLEQAIVAAGGVAAAMRSAAEWQTHPQGQAVASEPLIAWSNARHIHMRERPSATPARPLAGLRVLDLTRVLAGPVATRTLAAFGATVLRIDPPGWDEPGVLQDISLGKQMSSLDLRSEQGCDQFEALLTKADVLVHGFRPGALEGLGYDSPKLRKLAPNLIDVRLNAYGWSGPWAKRRGFDSLVQMSSGIAERGRHWMAGGQIAPDTSAKPVPLPVQALDHATGYLMAAAVLNALTKACQGDPVGDARLSLARTAHALTALTEHHGDDSSPVGPLMGADDADYSNHIELTSWGPGHRLLPPLTVGKTPMRWEQPATASGTAAPVWPG; from the coding sequence ATGCGCGATCTTCCCAGCCATGACATGTTTCGCGTGATCCCCGGTGATCACTGGCCAAGCTGCTATGCTGTTTCGGAGTTGGCCAACCGCTCGCTGGCCGCCGTCGGGGTCGCCCTTGCGGAGTTGATGAAGGCCACAGATCTCACCGCAGCTGCGCAGCCAATCACCCTAGATCAACGCCGTGCCGCGCTGTGGTTTCGCTATAGTTTTCGGCCTCAGGGCTGGGAGATGCCCAATCTCTGGGATCCTCTGGCGGGTGACTATCGGACTGCTGACGGATGGATCCGCCTTCACACCAACCTGCCCCATCATCGCGCTGCTGCGTTGAATGTTCTGAGCTGCAACCCTGAGCCGGAAGCCGTTCGCGACGCGGTTTCACAGCAGCTGGGCGATACGTTGGAACAGGCTATTGTCGCCGCAGGCGGCGTCGCAGCAGCCATGCGCAGCGCCGCAGAGTGGCAAACCCACCCGCAGGGTCAGGCTGTCGCATCGGAGCCGCTGATCGCGTGGAGCAATGCCCGCCATATTCACATGCGGGAGCGGCCATCAGCCACACCGGCGCGACCTTTGGCAGGGCTTCGGGTGCTGGACCTTACCCGTGTTCTGGCCGGTCCAGTGGCGACGCGAACCCTAGCCGCATTTGGTGCGACGGTGCTGCGGATCGACCCGCCGGGATGGGATGAGCCTGGTGTTCTTCAGGATATTTCACTGGGTAAGCAGATGTCATCATTGGACCTGCGCTCTGAACAGGGATGTGACCAGTTCGAAGCCCTCCTGACGAAGGCTGACGTGCTGGTGCATGGTTTTCGCCCCGGTGCGCTTGAGGGGCTGGGATACGATAGTCCAAAACTGCGAAAGCTTGCACCGAACCTGATTGATGTGCGCCTCAATGCCTATGGCTGGAGCGGCCCTTGGGCCAAACGCAGAGGCTTTGACAGCCTTGTACAGATGAGCAGCGGCATCGCGGAGCGCGGGCGGCACTGGATGGCAGGTGGGCAAATCGCGCCTGATACATCGGCCAAACCAGTACCACTACCGGTTCAGGCGTTGGATCACGCCACTGGTTATCTGATGGCTGCCGCTGTGCTAAATGCTCTGACCAAGGCCTGCCAAGGCGATCCCGTGGGGGATGCACGCCTGTCCCTGGCCCGCACTGCTCATGCCCTTACGGCCCTGACAGAGCATCACGGTGACGACAGCTCCCCCGTCGGCCCGCTCATGGGCGCGGATGATGCGGATTATTCCAACCATATTGAGCTAACGAGCTGGGGGCCGGGGCACCGGTTGCTGCCGCCATTGACGGTCGGAAAGACGCCGATGCGCTGGGAGCAGCCTGCAACAGCATCAGGCACCGCCGCACCAGTCTGGCCCGGATAA
- a CDS encoding class I SAM-dependent methyltransferase: protein MSEQNTITRLDLFIDRMVSQRACLDAAITQTAGRSEPVFELGLGNGRTFHHMRERIRDRDVYVFERAVASHPDSTPAEHLTILGDVRETLPAARTRFPAGASLIHADLGGHDREKNDAFARMISPLIEPLLAINGLMVSSDRMYFDALEEQPLPEGAVPGRCFIYRRTA, encoded by the coding sequence ATGAGCGAGCAGAACACCATCACCCGTCTGGATCTCTTTATCGACCGGATGGTGTCACAGCGGGCCTGCTTGGATGCGGCAATCACGCAGACAGCGGGCAGGAGCGAACCGGTTTTCGAACTGGGCTTGGGCAATGGGCGCACCTTTCACCACATGCGGGAGCGTATCCGAGATCGTGATGTCTATGTGTTTGAACGGGCGGTGGCATCGCACCCGGACAGTACACCGGCGGAGCATTTGACCATTCTCGGCGATGTCCGCGAGACTCTGCCCGCAGCGCGCACCCGGTTTCCTGCGGGTGCCAGCCTGATCCATGCGGATCTGGGTGGGCACGACCGGGAAAAGAACGACGCTTTTGCGAGGATGATTTCACCATTGATCGAACCGCTGCTGGCGATCAATGGTTTGATGGTCTCCTCTGACCGGATGTATTTCGACGCGCTGGAGGAACAGCCGTTGCCGGAGGGAGCTGTGCCGGGTCGCTGCTTCATCTACCGTCGGACTGCCTGA
- a CDS encoding mechanosensitive ion channel domain-containing protein: MRRLVSQFLICLIVALSFAVSSTSEALAQATNSTGDDGLAKAIEQAADSGVGVIIVDGRGKLVSTSDTPTDATPVPATDQMEGASALMKAQSEVEQFGAALESRLEAMPYSIFEVQYILRQTSPDGRIITYVKVLGWSLLLLFIGRWVSVEIYGKRIVKKHVVARIKENPEGYQDKMPFLVFRFLMGVVGTIVAMAFALLTSYLIFGSSGNSSVKFTVTAIYTAFFLSRSVSDLWRMVLSPYLSQYRIPVFSDRDARRLYVWASVLATYDICSVLFATWVGDFGLNYNVYALVYGVLALVGTVGNLLMVVINARAISNAIRAGRPSEACSWLVRLLSVVWAPVLMIYIIFGWLELAFDLVLERDMSLPLMAGSYSVLTSILVVYGIINYVIERFFNRSQRRVLVESGAISDDDDADNENDEAEVAPQPRHPIATFEDLARRIAGILAFTVGFFAMVAIWNPEAAWMENSRLDRMSDIIVILFIGYIVYHIARIWIDSKIDEEVGDMPVGELGDEGGAGGASRLATLLPLFRGAILAVVVVSIVLIVLLELGINVSPLFAGAGVVGLAVGFGSQTLVRDIFSGAFFLVDDAFRKGEYIDIGDVKGTVERISVRSFQLRHHLGALHTIPFGEIRVLTNYSRDWVMMKLPLRVTYDTDVEKVRKLIKKLGQELLDDPVIGDTFIQPLKSQGVIEMQDSAMIIRVKFMTKPGDQWLVRKKVFQDIRDLFAREGIKFAHREVTVRLAEDQADQAPKEKRDLAVGAVQAAIDDDLMDVNDGGVDDR; the protein is encoded by the coding sequence ATGCGGCGACTGGTATCGCAATTTCTTATCTGCTTGATCGTGGCGCTCTCCTTTGCGGTCAGTAGCACCTCTGAAGCACTGGCTCAGGCCACGAATTCAACCGGCGACGATGGTCTGGCCAAAGCGATCGAACAGGCGGCAGATAGCGGGGTTGGCGTGATCATCGTGGATGGGCGCGGGAAGCTCGTGTCTACCTCGGATACACCTACCGACGCCACTCCGGTTCCGGCAACGGATCAGATGGAGGGCGCCTCGGCGCTGATGAAGGCACAATCCGAGGTCGAGCAATTCGGCGCTGCTTTGGAAAGTCGCCTCGAGGCGATGCCCTATTCGATATTCGAAGTGCAGTATATTCTGCGGCAAACCAGCCCGGATGGGCGCATCATCACCTATGTGAAGGTGCTTGGCTGGAGCCTATTGCTTTTGTTCATTGGACGTTGGGTCTCGGTGGAGATCTATGGCAAGCGGATTGTCAAAAAGCATGTGGTCGCGCGGATCAAAGAGAACCCCGAGGGCTATCAGGACAAAATGCCATTTCTGGTATTTCGCTTTCTCATGGGGGTTGTCGGGACCATTGTGGCCATGGCCTTCGCGCTGTTGACATCCTACCTTATCTTTGGATCGTCCGGTAACTCATCGGTAAAGTTTACCGTTACCGCCATCTACACAGCCTTCTTCCTGTCCAGATCGGTCTCGGATTTGTGGCGTATGGTACTGTCTCCCTACCTGAGCCAATACCGTATTCCCGTTTTTTCGGACCGCGATGCACGTCGCCTCTACGTTTGGGCCTCAGTGCTGGCGACCTATGATATTTGCTCGGTATTGTTTGCAACCTGGGTCGGGGATTTCGGGCTGAACTACAACGTCTATGCGCTTGTCTATGGTGTGCTGGCGCTGGTGGGTACCGTGGGTAACCTCTTGATGGTGGTGATCAACGCCCGCGCAATTTCAAATGCAATCCGCGCAGGTCGCCCGTCCGAGGCGTGCTCATGGCTGGTCCGGCTTCTGTCTGTGGTCTGGGCGCCAGTGTTGATGATCTACATCATCTTCGGCTGGCTGGAATTGGCCTTTGATCTGGTGCTTGAGCGCGATATGTCGCTGCCGCTGATGGCCGGCAGCTATTCGGTTCTGACCTCGATCCTCGTGGTCTATGGCATCATCAACTATGTGATCGAGCGCTTCTTCAACCGGTCGCAGCGACGGGTTTTGGTCGAGAGCGGCGCTATCAGCGACGACGATGATGCTGACAATGAGAACGATGAGGCTGAAGTCGCGCCACAGCCGCGGCATCCGATCGCCACCTTCGAAGATCTCGCGCGTCGGATTGCGGGGATCCTAGCGTTCACCGTCGGTTTCTTCGCGATGGTTGCTATATGGAACCCCGAGGCTGCGTGGATGGAGAACTCCCGACTGGACCGGATGAGTGATATCATCGTAATCCTGTTTATCGGCTATATCGTCTATCATATTGCCCGGATCTGGATCGACAGCAAAATCGACGAAGAAGTTGGGGACATGCCCGTGGGTGAGTTGGGCGATGAAGGCGGTGCCGGTGGAGCCAGCCGACTTGCCACCTTGTTACCTTTGTTTCGGGGCGCCATTCTTGCCGTAGTGGTGGTGTCCATCGTCCTGATCGTCCTGCTGGAACTGGGGATCAACGTCAGCCCGCTCTTCGCTGGTGCTGGTGTTGTTGGTCTGGCTGTGGGCTTTGGCTCACAAACGTTGGTGCGGGACATCTTCTCGGGTGCGTTTTTCCTAGTCGATGATGCCTTCCGTAAAGGCGAATATATCGATATCGGCGATGTTAAAGGCACGGTTGAACGTATTTCTGTTCGCTCGTTTCAATTGCGGCATCACCTGGGGGCTCTGCACACCATCCCCTTTGGCGAAATCCGCGTGCTGACCAACTACTCCCGTGACTGGGTCATGATGAAGCTGCCGTTACGGGTGACCTATGACACCGATGTCGAGAAGGTTCGCAAGCTGATCAAGAAACTGGGACAGGAATTGCTGGATGATCCGGTGATCGGCGACACGTTCATCCAGCCCCTGAAGTCGCAGGGGGTGATCGAAATGCAGGATTCCGCGATGATCATACGGGTCAAATTCATGACCAAACCCGGTGACCAATGGCTCGTACGCAAGAAAGTGTTTCAGGATATTCGCGACCTTTTCGCCCGTGAAGGGATCAAATTTGCTCATCGCGAGGTCACCGTGCGTTTGGCAGAGGATCAGGCAGATCAGGCACCGAAGGAGAAGCGCGATCTTGCAGTCGGCGCGGTTCAGGCCGCCATTGATGACGATCTGATGGATGTGAACGATGGCGGAGTAGATGACCGCTAA